A window from Spiroplasma endosymbiont of Aspidapion aeneum encodes these proteins:
- a CDS encoding VirB4 family type IV secretion system protein, whose protein sequence is MFNKKRSRLKINNYLTLVDFICLICFICISSLLFVLLKNKNTFIAILVSLFTMSTLSCGLIKYNERSLYYHIFVIFKYITHLLKKSKNNLKILTSDNINVLANKTKDGISYMCCYKIDGYNILSKNFEEQQQAINILKKFLEEIDNHFYIIKVDEKISFIDNSHYLNNSGKNGGEFAKNFIKNVLKNQNSNEGQINNNAIGFAYYIVICFNKIDEFEMLNSQISSKLMGNNLKANIIDKYKFVNLIKNIHDPSASDYDRKTIDTFEQSLISLFEYQEYKIKSNYIKSGGLYINFNTIDSIELNTPTCWLWPFIISDTNLIMSCRKTNKNQIEKNLNNRLLNLKTSLTMLSQKNQTEIAKLEQDIIECSELIKSVSLNQEKILSTNLIFINYGTSIDELNNKKYILNDICKSNNMKFNSLQFKQQEAFRFMKLANLRASLSNEKILLTSTMLSNSFPFIESQLLDEKGCYLGREECGKTPIIFDQFVKTENRRNHNMIVFGSSGNGKTTFVKKLVTFHCATNKNIIILDPENEYSNLCKKFDGSIIDINKSSRSGIINPFQIWHTYTEEEYDNILDTNKKLIASQINIIEEWIKILYPEMNLRTLLIFKNMVAFLYNNINFKINVFDSIKPNEWPTFIKLYEIMKKYKVHYQDNEEFITLLDIIESDFTKDKKYYYIFSLPSSLSTLDNSFTNVSTLGMYESYGTNTLNAIIYLLINYIYNQIKRSRINTNKQTIFVIDESYLFTDSKNPIILNFIYQLTKRIRKYNSGIILITQNLNDFLGDESIKKQTTGLLNNIQYTSIFNLQPDDMNNLINLYKNTNPITQNECEKILNFKMGQMLLINNGLERVFMNVDLLDIERKELL, encoded by the coding sequence ATGTTTAACAAAAAAAGATCTCGTCTAAAAATAAATAACTATCTTACTCTTGTAGACTTTATTTGCCTTATTTGTTTTATTTGTATATCATCATTATTATTTGTGTTATTAAAAAATAAAAATACTTTTATAGCAATACTTGTTTCATTATTTACGATGTCAACTCTAAGTTGTGGGTTAATAAAATATAATGAAAGATCCCTTTACTATCATATTTTTGTAATTTTTAAATACATAACTCACCTACTCAAAAAAAGTAAAAATAACCTTAAAATACTCACTTCTGACAATATAAATGTTTTAGCTAATAAAACTAAGGATGGTATATCATATATGTGTTGTTATAAAATAGATGGATATAATATTTTATCTAAAAATTTTGAAGAACAACAGCAAGCAATAAACATATTAAAAAAGTTTTTAGAAGAAATAGACAATCATTTTTATATAATAAAGGTAGATGAAAAAATAAGTTTTATTGATAACTCACATTATTTAAATAATTCTGGAAAAAATGGAGGAGAATTTGCCAAAAATTTTATTAAAAATGTGCTAAAAAATCAAAACTCAAATGAAGGGCAAATAAATAATAACGCTATTGGTTTTGCCTATTATATAGTAATTTGTTTCAACAAAATTGATGAATTTGAAATGTTAAATAGTCAAATATCTTCTAAGCTGATGGGAAACAATTTAAAAGCAAATATAATTGATAAATATAAGTTTGTAAACTTAATAAAAAATATCCATGACCCAAGCGCGAGTGACTATGATAGAAAAACCATTGATACTTTTGAACAAAGTTTAATTTCTTTATTTGAATATCAAGAATACAAAATAAAATCTAACTATATTAAATCTGGTGGTTTATATATTAATTTTAATACAATAGACTCAATTGAGCTTAATACTCCAACATGTTGGTTATGGCCCTTTATAATTTCTGACACTAATTTAATCATGAGTTGTCGTAAAACAAATAAAAATCAAATTGAAAAAAATTTAAATAATCGTTTATTAAATTTAAAAACTTCATTAACAATGTTGTCTCAAAAAAATCAAACAGAAATAGCAAAATTAGAACAAGACATTATTGAATGTAGTGAACTTATAAAGAGTGTTTCATTAAACCAGGAAAAGATTTTATCAACAAATTTAATATTTATAAATTATGGTACATCAATTGATGAATTAAATAATAAAAAATATATTTTAAATGATATTTGTAAATCAAATAATATGAAATTTAATAGTTTACAATTTAAGCAACAAGAAGCTTTTAGGTTTATGAAACTTGCAAATTTAAGAGCAAGTCTTTCAAATGAAAAGATACTTTTAACAAGTACAATGTTATCAAACTCTTTTCCTTTTATAGAATCTCAGCTATTGGATGAGAAAGGTTGTTATTTAGGAAGAGAAGAATGTGGAAAAACACCTATTATTTTTGACCAATTTGTAAAAACGGAAAATAGAAGAAATCATAACATGATTGTATTTGGTTCTAGTGGAAACGGTAAAACTACTTTTGTTAAAAAATTAGTTACATTTCATTGTGCAACAAATAAAAACATAATTATCCTAGACCCAGAAAATGAATATTCTAATTTGTGTAAAAAATTTGATGGTAGTATAATAGATATAAATAAATCTTCTCGTAGCGGAATAATAAACCCTTTCCAAATATGACACACTTACACAGAAGAAGAATACGACAACATCTTAGATACAAACAAAAAACTTATTGCTAGTCAGATAAATATAATTGAGGAGTGAATAAAAATATTATATCCTGAGATGAATTTAAGAACATTGCTTATATTTAAAAATATGGTTGCATTTCTTTACAATAATATTAACTTTAAAATAAATGTCTTTGATTCAATTAAACCAAATGAATGACCAACATTTATAAAACTATATGAAATAATGAAAAAATACAAAGTTCATTATCAAGATAACGAAGAGTTCATTACCCTATTAGATATTATTGAATCTGACTTTACAAAGGATAAAAAATATTATTATATATTTTCACTTCCAAGTTCTTTATCAACTCTAGATAATTCATTTACCAATGTGTCAACATTGGGAATGTATGAATCTTATGGGACAAATACTTTAAATGCAATAATATATTTATTAATTAACTATATTTATAACCAAATTAAAAGATCAAGAATAAATACTAACAAACAAACCATATTTGTTATTGATGAATCTTATCTTTTTACAGATTCTAAAAACCCTATTATTTTAAATTTTATTTACCAACTAACAAAAAGAATTAGAAAATATAACTCTGGGATTATTTTAATAACCCAAAACTTAAATGACTTTTTAGGAGATGAATCAATAAAAAAACAAACAACTGGTTTATTAAATAATATTCAATATACATCAATATTCAATCTTCAACCAGATGATATGAATAACTTAATTAACCTATATAAGAATACAAACCCCATAACACAAAATGAGTGTGAAAAAATATTAAACTTTAAAATGGGTCAAATGCTATTAATTAATAATGGACTAGAAAGAGTATTTATGAACGTAGATCTTTTAGATATAGAAAGAAAGGAATTATTATAA
- a CDS encoding Mbov_0396 family ICE element transmembrane protein, with amino-acid sequence MEDILYKLFLKTIWFVFIQGPLQVCGYLSTIINYINSQLIKDILKDNNKSLLTIFSIFAYASICLLSIIFIINFISMTLQDEINLREKIIQSLKNSLFGVFIIVFIPQIIMFLIMIMNFSFSFVNTLFTFKTSNLADILYYIGDKNFDYQNVHNVSSYSCPNNITDYNFFIEFIAIIVCVYSLLKVSITITGKIIEIIILYLISPFVAILSVIDNKRRLIEWRNILIENAFEGVIFVLTMDIFCMLLNSIISTNISLGIIERQIFIFIFILAGSIFVLQSQKILHILVNSYNHQETHAGFLSAINIPAKFTNSIGTSLSKLTKVVGFGNGIGSVSYDKKTQQYKSNFQPTGVLKFGSSIVNAGIKTKNGLSNIGHLIINKPNINTNKAINKFKAKVSTPYHALKNVFTYNDKPKINKEDLMNWKNKIVQKSEYIESLTKQGIVSNKVKREQKKLDRLNKIYNNSLNIFNKKNDSEVG; translated from the coding sequence ATGGAAGATATTCTCTACAAACTGTTTTTAAAAACAATTTGATTTGTTTTTATTCAGGGACCATTACAAGTTTGCGGATACTTATCAACAATAATTAATTATATTAATAGTCAACTAATTAAAGATATATTAAAAGATAATAATAAAAGTTTACTAACAATATTTTCAATATTTGCATATGCTAGTATTTGTTTATTATCAATTATCTTTATTATAAATTTTATAAGCATGACTCTACAAGATGAAATAAATCTTCGAGAAAAAATAATTCAGTCATTAAAAAATTCTCTTTTTGGGGTATTTATAATTGTATTTATCCCCCAAATAATAATGTTTTTAATAATGATTATGAACTTTTCGTTTTCATTTGTAAATACACTATTTACATTTAAAACGTCAAATCTAGCAGATATTTTATATTATATAGGTGACAAAAACTTTGATTATCAAAATGTTCATAATGTTTCTAGTTACTCATGTCCAAATAATATTACAGATTATAATTTTTTTATAGAATTCATTGCAATAATTGTATGTGTTTACTCTTTATTAAAAGTTTCAATTACAATAACTGGAAAAATTATTGAGATAATAATTTTATATTTAATATCTCCATTTGTTGCAATCTTGTCTGTTATTGACAATAAAAGAAGATTAATTGAGTGGAGAAATATATTAATTGAGAACGCATTTGAAGGAGTTATCTTTGTTTTAACAATGGATATATTTTGTATGTTATTAAACTCAATAATTTCTACAAATATATCACTTGGTATCATTGAAAGACAAATATTTATCTTCATTTTTATTCTCGCTGGTAGTATTTTTGTCCTACAATCACAAAAAATATTACATATTCTTGTAAATAGTTATAACCACCAAGAAACACATGCTGGTTTTTTATCTGCAATAAATATTCCCGCAAAATTTACAAATTCAATTGGTACAAGTTTATCAAAACTCACAAAAGTGGTTGGATTTGGTAATGGTATTGGTAGTGTGTCTTATGATAAAAAGACGCAACAATACAAATCAAACTTTCAACCAACAGGTGTATTAAAATTTGGATCATCAATTGTCAATGCTGGGATAAAAACAAAAAATGGGCTTTCAAATATTGGCCATTTAATTATCAACAAACCAAATATAAACACAAATAAGGCAATAAATAAATTTAAAGCTAAAGTTTCAACACCATATCATGCCTTAAAAAATGTATTTACGTACAATGACAAACCAAAAATAAACAAGGAGGACCTAATGAATTGAAAAAATAAAATAGTTCAGAAAAGTGAATATATTGAATCACTGACAAAACAAGGTATTGTAAGTAACAAGGTAAAAAGAGAACAAAAGAAATTAGATAGACTAAATAAAATATATAATAATTCTTTAAATATATTTAATAAAAAAAATGACAGTGAAGTTGGGTAA
- a CDS encoding type IV secretory system conjugative DNA transfer family protein, with protein MRSKLNIIVSITVILIIDLVLAAIINFAIVYNKLSSGGHIPSIKDLSIQNVIYYCSYLKINYIIISICCAIISIILFTSYTKPNVKKTKQILELKGKDAIYGSSSWLLNEHTNEGDYNEFNKIYLPNFQVPSFLVRSEIEKGKITFNGIDATKVVNTITIGSTGSGKTKRDVEPTVIANCILPDETTIIKEEIKDKKGKTIKTIRESIKNNKPNFVLTDTKGELYHSLRDILKSNGYEIYKIDFKNPETSMSWNILWPIINYFDKYVNYREINIEEKEFLELGYAQNYLTLYSCYLHDKLNCNQCLDEIEEEDPLVWIDKYRSTWFLNKKDLENNCLQYSKIFRQKAIDEVEIITSTLISSQQEHANQSWFIGAQNLLKGAIYAYLEVYEHTKSDFDLKWFNIFNIVNSLLNKDKFCTWMEEHYDNFPESMSWLTCGNIITTETKVRDQYFSILSTQITVFLQESLQNILCENNIDIFKFDDPEKPKALFIVIPEEEKSKESIISIFLGQLYRALYYSADRNKNRALNRTTMFLIDEFANIAKIKNLDILLNTGRSRKICTSIIVQDLEQIEHVYGSSSKAIMAACLLIKYLKSISIKTNSMISQYCGQKTINKSNISFSKDYKPNYHLEAKNILEVSQIPEYTLNNIIVINVDKRPCVVKLENVWEFKHLIKHEYFDWEITRNYINFNQDYRVDIFNIYKEIETKTASNDLQKALAHMENMNKMSQEEIEKKLQADRLSYLRKEEGILRSKISQFRDIPLNYWTTEDKIGYEKLNASLMSILEEKRNILNKGE; from the coding sequence ATGCGTTCAAAACTAAATATTATTGTCTCAATTACGGTTATATTAATTATAGATCTTGTATTGGCAGCAATTATTAATTTTGCAATTGTTTATAATAAATTATCTTCAGGGGGTCATATCCCCTCAATAAAAGATTTAAGTATTCAAAATGTAATATATTACTGTTCTTATTTAAAAATAAACTATATCATTATTAGCATATGCTGTGCTATAATATCTATCATCTTGTTTACATCTTATACAAAACCAAATGTTAAGAAAACAAAACAGATTTTAGAATTAAAAGGAAAAGATGCAATTTATGGTTCATCCTCATGACTTTTAAATGAACATACAAATGAGGGAGACTATAATGAATTCAATAAAATATATTTACCCAATTTCCAGGTACCCTCTTTTCTTGTTCGGAGCGAAATAGAAAAAGGTAAAATAACATTTAATGGAATTGATGCAACAAAAGTTGTTAACACGATAACAATAGGTTCAACTGGTAGTGGTAAAACAAAAAGAGATGTAGAACCAACAGTAATTGCAAACTGTATTTTACCAGATGAAACAACAATTATAAAGGAGGAGATAAAAGATAAAAAAGGAAAAACAATAAAAACAATTAGAGAGTCAATAAAAAATAATAAACCAAATTTTGTTTTAACAGATACAAAAGGAGAACTTTATCATTCTCTAAGAGATATTTTAAAATCAAATGGCTATGAAATTTATAAAATTGACTTTAAAAATCCAGAGACATCAATGAGTTGAAATATTCTTTGACCAATAATAAACTACTTTGATAAGTATGTAAATTATAGGGAAATAAATATTGAAGAAAAAGAATTTCTTGAGCTGGGATATGCTCAAAATTATTTAACTCTGTATTCTTGCTACCTACATGACAAATTAAACTGTAATCAATGTTTAGATGAGATAGAGGAAGAAGACCCACTAGTATGAATTGATAAGTACAGAAGCACTTGATTTTTAAACAAAAAAGATTTGGAAAATAATTGCCTTCAATACTCAAAAATTTTTAGACAAAAGGCTATTGACGAGGTAGAAATAATAACATCAACATTAATTTCTTCTCAACAAGAACACGCAAATCAAAGCTGGTTTATTGGTGCTCAAAATTTACTTAAAGGAGCAATTTATGCTTACCTAGAAGTTTATGAACATACAAAGTCAGACTTTGATCTAAAATGATTTAATATTTTTAATATTGTAAATTCCCTATTAAACAAAGATAAATTTTGTACTTGAATGGAAGAACACTATGATAATTTTCCAGAAAGCATGTCTTGATTGACATGTGGAAATATTATTACAACAGAAACAAAGGTTAGAGATCAATATTTTTCAATTCTTTCAACTCAAATAACTGTATTTTTGCAAGAGAGTTTACAAAATATATTGTGTGAAAATAACATTGATATATTTAAATTTGATGACCCAGAAAAACCAAAGGCTTTATTTATAGTAATACCAGAAGAAGAAAAATCAAAAGAATCAATAATATCTATTTTTCTTGGTCAATTATATCGAGCTCTATATTATTCTGCAGATAGAAATAAAAATCGTGCCTTGAATAGAACAACAATGTTTTTAATTGATGAATTTGCCAATATTGCAAAAATCAAAAACCTAGATATATTATTAAATACTGGAAGGTCTAGAAAAATATGTACAAGTATCATTGTTCAAGATTTAGAACAAATAGAACATGTATATGGTTCTAGTTCTAAAGCAATAATGGCAGCATGTTTATTAATAAAATATTTAAAATCTATTAGCATAAAAACAAATAGTATGATTTCACAATATTGTGGTCAAAAGACTATTAACAAATCGAATATATCATTTTCAAAGGATTATAAACCAAACTATCATTTAGAAGCCAAAAATATCCTTGAAGTTTCTCAAATACCAGAATATACTTTAAATAATATCATTGTTATTAATGTGGATAAAAGACCATGTGTTGTTAAGTTGGAAAATGTTTGAGAGTTTAAACACTTAATCAAACATGAATATTTTGATTGAGAAATTACAAGAAATTATATTAATTTTAACCAAGATTATCGAGTAGATATCTTTAATATATATAAAGAAATTGAAACAAAAACTGCAAGTAATGATTTACAAAAAGCTTTAGCTCATATGGAAAATATGAATAAAATGAGTCAAGAAGAAATTGAAAAAAAATTACAAGCAGATAGATTATCATATCTTCGAAAAGAAGAAGGAATATTAAGATCAAAAATAAGTCAGTTTCGAGATATTCCATTAAATTATTGAACAACTGAAGACAAAATTGGTTATGAAAAACTAAATGCTTCATTGATGTCAATATTAGAAGAAAAAAGAAATATACTTAACAAAGGAGAATAG